The window CATTATGGTTCCACTTCACTGTGCACTAAATGCTTTGTAATCTCCAATCACGGAGGCTCGGGCAGGTTACCCCAACAGTGTGACGACAGCAAATCTCCCAGAAACACATCATAATAGCAGAGTATTAGAGGTACAGCACCTCTGGAATGATCAAACACCGGCACAAAAGAAATTTCCAGAAACAATAAAAGGTTGTTGCTCTGATCGTACAGAGACATCCACAAACCAAACAGCTCTGGGACACAATCCTGGTTTGAAACTCAACATTACTAGAGACGCATTTGGAGATACAGATCTATGAATTCCTAAAGGGGCTCATTTCTTTCCCAAGACAATCCACAAACAACACTATTTATAGATTTGCCATCCGCAGGTAGACAATAACAATCTCTGGAGCATTCATGAGTCACATGGAGGCTTTAAACATGGATGCACACATGATCGAATTCCTGCCAGAGGGAACAATAACGATGAAATGTATCAGTAAAGCCAAGCAGCAAGGATGCATTTTTTGTGGGTAACAGTAAAGAATGTGCTTCAAAAACCTTGAATAATTAACATGTGATTGGATTATTCAGTGGTCTAGCTGAACATGCTGTTTGGGCAGCTGCAATGTATACAATGTCCACTGCACAAACTCCCCCATTGGTAAAACCGTCTccggcctaaccctaacccttgggTTTTAACTTATTTTTCTGCTAGTTTGCATGGAGCATGAAATGAAGTGAAGTGAGTCAGAGTGAAGAAATGACATGAATGGAGGTGAGTGCACGCTAAAGCCTGctggtgttggaaatgaatggACGCGTGGCTACATCTTAACATGTGGCGGAGATTCATTCTGGGGGCTTGAAAGACTACTGCCACATAAAGGAGAATCTCATTCCAGCAGGATGAGGGGGCAGGACCACACCACCCTGGCGCCTACACTTCTACCCATTTAAAACTGTTGCCAAGCAACCAAGATATAAGAAATAAACTTATGAGGATAGCATAACTGTACGCTATGTtatgtgtacatgtgtgtccTGCTCTGGTGTGTGCAGTCAGAAGTGTGGTTTGGAATACTGCAGTTTGCTGtgcgtgagcgtgagcgtgtgtgtgtgtgtgtgtgtgtgtgtgtgatagtgaGTGGAGACACGGACTATTGCTCTGGGAATAGTGTTACTGCTGTAAAAGCACACTGAGACAGTCTTCTGGGAAGAGCAGATGGGCTTTTCAtgtcgaaaaaaaaaaaatcatgacaTCTCTACAAAGTAGGCCTGATATTTCCTCGACCAGAACTCTCTCAGTCTCTTATTTCTGTGTCCCTGCACTTCTACCATTTGCCAGTTTGCCTCCGCTGTCCTTGCTTTACGCCTTTATTTCTTTTACATAACGCCTCTCAGCCTTTCCGTGCTGGGCAGTCGTAAACAGTGTGCGGCCTGATGTGCTGCAAAATGAACAGCATCTCTGGTTCGCCTTCGAGCAGCCACTTTTTAAACActaaaaaagtatttttttaaatgaaattttgCCATGTATGAATGGCTATATGTGGCGTAACACGAGCATATTTTGACATTTCACACGGGCCGTCGGTGTGAGTCTGGCTCACGCTGCTCACCGGTGCCTCCGGGGTATCTCTATGGAAACAGTACACGACAGCTGAAAAGACCAATCCTGTTGCTTAGCGCCTCAATGTCAGATACAGCTACCAGGCTCTTTATGCTCTCACCGTTTTGGCGGAAACTGCTTTTGCGGTAATCGGCTCAGCGAGAGACCCTGGAGCGCAGTCACGCCGAACCTCGTGCTCATTTGGGGAACTGAAGAAGGTGTCGCACGGAGAATCCGATTCTCTCCTGATTTATGGTGAAACTGAGACATAGGCTAAGTTACACACTTAGGCAACTGTATTCATGGCACTAAAACCTTTTGCAACTGTGGGCAATGAGCATGTTTGCCTTATAAAGCCACCTAATCCCAAAGCAGCTGTAATCTCCTTCACACGTTTCCTAACTGAGATGTCTGAGTGACTAAGGTGTCAATCACAGGCTTTGGCACACAAATGTCTTGGATTGTGGCGCACCAGGCTATGTAAACATCtatataattacattttaatgagcCAATTGTATTGGCAGCACAGCTGGCGCTGCGATTTACACCCTCTATAAGTCACATGTAAGTGGATTACTCAGATGGCATTGTGTTCCTCTCAAAGCCCTGCAGAGGAATTACTCCTTCACTATTACAAACATCACCAAATGTCAGCAcagtgaatgtgtgttttaccCCCGTAGAGAAAATGACACCCAAATTGTATTGAAGCTTTATAATTATTTAAGAATTGAAGTTGATTAATAATGCACCATGGTACAAGTGTTTCTGCATCTATCAGGatctttgtgtttgtctggaAGGACTCGCTGCTCAGATGTAGTTAAGACCCTGAACTAAAGAATCAGATGCAGTGTTACTGACCTGGATTCCAATTCCACCAGGACCTCCTCGCTCTACCCTGCAGGACCCCTCTGAGCCTTTCCGACTGCTTTTGTGTTAAAATATAATAGAAATCGCTTAATCAGAACAAATTGTCTAGCAGAGCAGTTTTTAAGAAGTCACTGACTTATTTAAGACCTTTCGTCGTTCAGTCAGCAAATGTCTGAGTCTCAAGCTCAGATCAGGCTTTGAATGATCTAGGTCCACTCCTGACCTAATGAGGAACCTGAAAGAGCTGAGAAAAGACTCTTGGTCTCACATTAACGACAGTGTTGGATCTGAATCTTCATGTATATGGTTTTTGGACAAAAAATTCTTCCcctgaaaacaaatgttttggGGTATTAGGTGCGTTTGTTGATTGAATATTGTCCAACTCTTGACATTTCTGTCCAAGTTTTTCAATTTGCTGTATTCTAAGAGTGAATGCCCTCTATGGGTAGAAATCTATTACTATCAAATCTTGCTGCTGGCTGAGATGGAGGCCGATGACGTTTCGGACTTAGCTTTCCTCATTCCTAAAATAATTAGCACCTGCAATCTTTGGCAAGTAGGCTGGTTTGAGAGAGCTGCTGCACCCCTAACAGTTTGGTAGTGCGACAACTGGTACGAGTGTGGACCGCCACGGTTGTGATTGATGGGAGGAGACTCTGGAGGGGACAAGTCCTCCACCTTAGACGACCTCTGATTGACCAAAGGGTCTGTGTTACTAGTGCTGTCAGAGTTGCTCATGGTGAGAAAAGTTCTGATTTTAATCCAGTAAACAACTCGGTTGTTGTCGCTGTGCATCATCTTGGTTGTGATGTTGCAGATAAATCTGCCTCCAAAGTGATCCCTCGTTACTTCTAATCAATCCAGTTATCGCTGCTGATCCTGCAGGGTGATTAAATCAAATGAGGCACAACATAAGTCCAGAAGAGGTTTTTGTTGCCGTGATTGGCAATTTAAGCTGCTTGTATCATATCTGTTAATGACGTTGTTGAATTTTAATTCGTTCCGTTGCAGAATGCTGCGGGCTtgactttaaaagaaaaaccaaatagGTGGTtttgaatctgaatctgaattttGGAATGACTCATTGGTATTCGTGATGCCACAagtgtgctggtgtgtgaacTGACATTAAAGTCAAATAGAGTGAAGTTGGCATTCATTTGACTGATCAGCCTGGCTACCCTGAGGCCTCCACAGAAGCGCCTGAAGCAACAGCTCGTCAGTATCTTCCTCTGCACATGACATGTGGCATGGTGCCACTGACAGAACCTATTACACATGAAATTCAGTTTCAAGATTCTCCCTTTGCCCTCTTTTTACTTGCAACCCTCTGGTCTTACCCCTCCCTTTCTTGCTCTGATTCTCTGTTTTTCCAAGCTAACTTGAATTTATAAACTCCTCCGTCTCTCATATTTCAGGTAGCCAACCTCCTGCGACTCTTTCAAATCCCTCAGATCAGCTATGCCTCCACCAGCGCCAAACTCAGTGACAAGACCCGTTACGACTATTTCGCCCGCACCGTTCCCCCCGATTTCTACCAGGCCAAGGCCATGGCGGAGATCCTACGGTATTTCAACTGGACCTATGTTTCTACAGTAGCGTCGGAAGGTGATTACGGGGAAACAGGCATCGATGCCTTCCAGCAAGAAGCTCGTGCCCGCCAGATCTGCATCGCCACCTCGGCCAAGGTGAGCCGCTCCATGAGCCGCTGGAGCTACGAGAATGTGATCAGATCCCTGCAGCAGAAGTCTAACGCCAAGGTGGTCATCCTGTTCACGCGCAGCGAAGACGCACGCGAGCTGCTGGTGGCGGCCAACCGCATGAACGTCACCTTCACCTGGGTAGCCAGCGATGGCTGGGGGGCGCAGGAGAGCGTGGTGAGGGGCAGCGAGGCCGTGGCTGATGGAGCGTTCACCATCGAACTGGCCTCCTATCAGATACCCAGGTTCAACGACTACTTCACTGGCCTTCACCCCTATAACAACAGCAGGAATCCCTGGTTCAGAGAGTTCTGGGAAAACCAGTTCCAGTGCAGCCTCCATGATCTGAGCTGTGGGAAACACTCGCTCCGGGAGGCACCCTTCCAGCCGGAATCCAAGATCATGTTTGTGGTAAATGCTGTCTACGCAATGGCTGCCGCCTTGCACAACATGAGGCAGGCATTGTGCCCCAACTCAACCAAGGTGTGCGATGCTCTGAAACGCGGCAACGGCCGAAAGTTTTACCGGGACTACATCCTCAAAGTCAAGTTTGAAGGTGAGTGTCTAATCCCGCGCAGTGGAATGTGATGCAGGAACGGTTCACGCATGTTTCCACAACATTGCAAACGTGAAACTAACTGCTCACTCTTGTGCTCGGAGGCTTATTTTCTCCGTATAACTTGACTTGAGGGGGAGGTGGGTGTTCGGCATCACGGACAGCGATCACGCGAGGGTCATCTCTCCTCTGCCCCTTCTCAACGAGGCGACAGCAtttgcatccatgcatccacaTGTCACAAATGCCAGCTCTAACAATTCTCATGCTCGCTGTTCTTAACAAGCTGTCTTCTCCTTTCATTTATGGAAATACTGACATTTTCATAGTTGGGAGAGGGAGGTGCACCACTGTGTTTATGTCCAAATGGGACTTTTTCCCTTCATCGCTTGTGGCAAATAAATAATATTGCAGTCCAGAGACAAGATTTAATGAGAAGTTTTAAATTATGCTCCAACTTTAAGGAGCCACGCAGAGACTCAAATAAACTACTAAGTgcgtttttcttttaaaaaatcacatttttaatataAGCACTATATAAGGATTGATTTTAGCTTTTAATTACGCAAGTATTGTAATTTTCTAATGCTCTCGTCTCCTGTAACAGCACCATTCCGTCCGCCAGACACGGAGAACGTGGTCCGCTTCGATGGCTTTGGGGACAGTCTGGGCCGTTACAACATTTTCCACTACCACAAAGAAGGCGACCGCTACGTCTACCAGAAGGTTGGGTACTGGGCTCAGGGGCTGACCCTCAACACAAGCTTGATCCCTTGGGCTGGCCAAGTTGCGCCGACCTCCCAATGCAGCGAcccctgcaggaagaacgaGGTGAAGAGCATGCAGCCTGGAGACGTGTGCTGCTGGATCTGCATCCCCTGTCAGCCCTTCCAGTATTTGCTCGACGAGTTCACCTGCGCTGACTGCAGCTTTGGACAGTGGCCTCTGGCCAACCTGACAGGCTGTTATGATTTGCCCGAGGAGTACATCCGCTGGGAAGACGCCTGGGCGATCGGACCGGTCACTGTTTCTTGTCTGGGGATGATGTGTACCCTCTTCATTGTCGGCCTCTTTCTCAAACACAACGAGACGCCCGTGGTGAAAGCCAGCGGCCGCGAGCTCTCCTACATCCTTCTGCTGGGTGTGTTGATGTGTTATAGCATGACCTTCATCTACATCGCTAAACCCTCCACCGCCGTGTGCACGCTACGCCGGCTGGGGTTAGGCACCTCCTTTGCCGTGTGCTACTCAGCCCTTCTCACTAAGACCAACCGCATTGCTCGGATCTTCAGCGGAGTGAAGGACGGAGCCCAGAGGCCTCGCTTCATCAGCCCGGCCTCCCAGGTCGCCATTTGTGGGGCTCTGATCTCCTGTCAGCTGGTCGTAGTCATTGTCTGGCTGGTGGTCGAGGCCCCGGGTGTGCGAAAGGAAGTGAGCCCAGAGCGGAGGGA is drawn from Takifugu rubripes chromosome 19, fTakRub1.2, whole genome shotgun sequence and contains these coding sequences:
- the grm2a gene encoding metabotropic glutamate receptor 2, translated to MSLGTSPGGGVRPVPRRARLSHLSLLCFCVSLLGHASLALPVVDYNADSKREITLEGDLMIGGLFPVHQKGEGAQDCGKINAQRGIQRLEAMLLALDEINRDERILPGIKLGAHILDTCSKDTYALEQSLEFVRASLTKVDDSEYTCPDGSYAIHDDVPLAISGVIGGSYSDVSIQVANLLRLFQIPQISYASTSAKLSDKTRYDYFARTVPPDFYQAKAMAEILRYFNWTYVSTVASEGDYGETGIDAFQQEARARQICIATSAKVSRSMSRWSYENVIRSLQQKSNAKVVILFTRSEDARELLVAANRMNVTFTWVASDGWGAQESVVRGSEAVADGAFTIELASYQIPRFNDYFTGLHPYNNSRNPWFREFWENQFQCSLHDLSCGKHSLREAPFQPESKIMFVVNAVYAMAAALHNMRQALCPNSTKVCDALKRGNGRKFYRDYILKVKFEAPFRPPDTENVVRFDGFGDSLGRYNIFHYHKEGDRYVYQKVGYWAQGLTLNTSLIPWAGQVAPTSQCSDPCRKNEVKSMQPGDVCCWICIPCQPFQYLLDEFTCADCSFGQWPLANLTGCYDLPEEYIRWEDAWAIGPVTVSCLGMMCTLFIVGLFLKHNETPVVKASGRELSYILLLGVLMCYSMTFIYIAKPSTAVCTLRRLGLGTSFAVCYSALLTKTNRIARIFSGVKDGAQRPRFISPASQVAICGALISCQLVVVIVWLVVEAPGVRKEVSPERRDVVTLKCNSKDSSMLVSLTYNCILIILCTVYAFKTRKCPENFNEAKFIGFTMYTTCIIWLAFQPIFYVTASDYRVQTTTMCISVSLSGSVVLGCLFAPKVHIILFQPQKNVCTLRVATTRFSVTTGPGSSFSQASASNVVPTVCNGREVVDSTTSSL